From the Acidimicrobiia bacterium genome, the window GCCGACCGCTCGGCGTCGCGCGCAGAACCGGGCTGGTTCAACGGCCGTGCCGCCGGACCCACTCGAGATCGCGGACTGTCACCCGGCCCCGTGTCATGTCGAGTGCACCCTCGCGCTCGCCGTCACGCAGCATTCGGTTCGCGGTCTGGCGGGTCGTGCCGGCGAGCTGGGCCAGATCTTCCTGCGTGAGCGGGATCGTGATCGGTGGTTCCTGTCCGTACGTCGCCGCGAGCTCGTCGATGCGACGCCATAGTCGCTTGTCGACCGGGAGGTAGAGCGCTTCGAGCAGCGCCGCGGCGAGGCGGCGCACCTCGGCCACCAGCGAATCGACGAGGATCGCTTCGAGCGAGCGGTGTTCCGCGCGGAGCGTCGCGAAGTTGGACGCGTGCAGCGCGAGCGTCTCGGCGGGCTCGAGCGCGACGACCGTGGCGTTTCGGGGCCCCGGCGAGAGGACCGCGAGCTCGCCGAAGTGATCGCCGGGGCTCAGGACGCGCAGCGTCGCGACGTCGCCGAGTGGTGTGGTGCCGCGCGCCGCCAAGTGCCCTTTGGACACGAGGTGCAGCGAGTCTCCGGGATCGCCCTCGTGGAACAGCACCTCGCCCTTGGCGAATTTTCGCCGCCGCGCCAGCGCGAGCACGCGGCGTTGGTCATCCGCGGACACACCATCGAGCAATCGCCACGCCATGCCCCAGTTTCGCCCGAACCGGGTCGGCGACGGAAGTTCCGGTGGAGCGCCCTACGGCCGCGGTTGCGGGCCGCCCGGCGGTGGCGGACAATTGGCGGTGTCCGATCCCGCCGAGCAACACGCCGTGAGCGTGTTCATCAACTACCGGCGGAGTGACGTCGCGGGGCACGCGGGCCGTCTCTACGACGACCTCTCGCAGCGGCTCGGCGCGGATCAGGTGTTCATGGACGTGGAC encodes:
- a CDS encoding Crp/Fnr family transcriptional regulator — protein: MLALARRRKFAKGEVLFHEGDPGDSLHLVSKGHLAARGTTPLGDVATLRVLSPGDHFGELAVLSPGPRNATVVALEPAETLALHASNFATLRAEHRSLEAILVDSLVAEVRRLAAALLEALYLPVDKRLWRRIDELAATYGQEPPITIPLTQEDLAQLAGTTRQTANRMLRDGEREGALDMTRGRVTVRDLEWVRRHGR